TGGCCCGGTATCGGGCGGTAGCCCACGACCGGCAGCCCGGCGGCGAGCGCCTGTACGGCGGTCTGGCCGGCGGCATTGTCGACCAGGGCGCGCGCGCCGTGCAGCAGGCCGGGCATGTCCGTCACCCAGCCCAGTGCCACCGCCCCCGGGGTCCCGGACAGCGCGCGGCGCAGCCGCTCGTTGTCCCCGCAGAGCACGACCGGCAGAAACCCGTGGTCCGCCAGGAACCGGACGGTGGTGCGAAGACGCGAGCCGACCCCCCAGGCACCGGCGGACAGCACCACGGCGGGCCGCCCGGGACCGAGCCGGTCGAAGAGCTCCCGCCAGCCGGCCGCCCCAGGAGGGTCGGCGAAGAACTCGGGGGCCACGACCGGACCGCACGCCGACGCGTGCGTGCCGGTGCTCTCCCGCACCTCCTGGGCCACGTCCGGAGTGAGACACAGACAGTGGTCGTTGCCGGCGTGCAGCCACTGCCGGTGGACCGCGAAGTCGATCACGAGGACGACGCTGGGCACGGGCAGCAGACCCCGCGCACGCAGGTGGCCGGTCAGCTGGGCGCCGAGGTGGAAGACGGGGACGACCACGTCGGCTCCCGTGCTCTCGGCCAGCTCCCGCAGCCGGCCGCCCGCGAGCCGGGCCAGGGGCGTGCCGCCGGGGCGGTGACCGGTGCCGGGACGCAGGAACAGTCGGTACAGGACGGCGTACGCCCAGGGGAAGTGGCGCACCGACCCGCGGTAGAAGCGCCGCAACGCCCCGCCGAGGCCGTACGGCAGCAGGGTGAGGACGTCGACGGTCACCGCCGCCTCACCGCGTTCCTCGGCCCGGCGGACGAGTTCGGCGGCGACCGTGTCGTGTCCGGCGCCCATGCTCGCGCTGACCACCAGCAGACACCGGCCGGCCGGCGGACCGGGCGGGTCCGCCGAACGGCGGGACATCGATGAGCTGCGAGGATGCACGGCGGTCCAAGTTGCCGGTGCGGCACATTCCAAACCGCTACAGAAGCGGGCGTTTCGGGCGCCCTGCCGGGGATACTCCGTGATCGCCCGTCCGGCCGGACGCCGGAGCCCGACCGCCCGGTCGGCCGCTCGTCGGTGTCCGCCCCGAGCCAAGGTGGTCCCCATGGCCCATGCGTTCTCCCGCCCCCGGTCGGCCCCCGGACCTCGGGTGGTCGCGCCCGACGCGGATCATGCCAGGCCGCGGCGGGAGCCCGTCGGCGGCCGGGGCACGCGGACGCGCACCGCGCTCGTGACCGGGGCGTCCTCCGGTATCGGCGCGGCCGTGGCCCGCCGGCTGAGCGACGAGGGCGACTGGCGGCTGGTGCTCAGCGGACGCGACCCGTCCCGGCTGCGCGCGGTCGCCGAGGACGCGTCGGCCACCGCCTTCGCCGCGGACCTCACCCTTCCCGGCGCCGATCGGCAGCTCGCCGACTTCACGCTGGCCACGGTGGGGCCGGTGGACCTGCTCGTGGCCGGTGCCGGGGTCGGCTGGGCCGGGGAGTTCCTGGACATGCCCCCGCACACCATCGACGAGGTGCTGGAGATCAACGTCCCGGCCACCCTCCGGCTGGTACGGCTGGTACTGCCGGGCATGGTGGAGGCCGGGTCGGGGCGGGTGGTGCTCATCGGATCGCTGGCGGGCAGCGTGGCGGTGCGCGACGAGGCCGTGTACTCCGCCGCCAAGGCGGCGATCGGCGCCTTCGCCGACGCCCTGCGCTACGAGCTGCGGGGCACCGGGGTAGGGGTCACGCACGTGGTGCCCGGGGTCGTCGACACGCCGTTCTTCGAGCGCCGCGGGGCGCCCTACCGGCGGTCACGGCCGCGTCCGGTGTCCGCCGAGCGGGTGGCCGAGGCGGTGCGCACCGCGGTGGTGCGGGGCCGGGACGAGGTGTACGTCCCCGGGTGGCTGCGGCTGCCGTGCCGGGTGCGGGGTGCGGCTCCGGGTCTGTACCGGCGACTGGCCACGCGGTTCGGGTGAGTTCCGGATGAGCGGGAGCGCGCGGCGGTGAGTGTCCTCACCGTCGTCCTCGCCCTGTTCGCGGCGCTGTCCAACGCCGCGGCGTCGGTCCTGCAACGCCGGGCCGCGGCGCAGGACGAGGACCGCGCGGGCGCCGTTCACACGGTGGTGCGCTCACTGCTGCGACTGGTGCACGACCCGTACTGGGTGGGCGGCGCCGCGCTGCTCGCGCTGACGACGGTCCTTCAGGGGGCCGCGCTGGCGGTGGGCAGCCTGTCCGTCGTCCAGCCGCTGATGGCCACCGAGCTGCTGTTCACTCTGATGGTCGGCAGCGTCGTCTTCCACCGGCGTCCCGACCTGCGGACCTGGCTCGCCTTCGTGGCCCTGGCCGTGGGGCTCGCGCTGTTCCTCGGTGCCGCCAGCCCGTCCGCCGGTCAGGACACCGCCACCCCGGGGCGGTGGGGCTGGGCGGGCCTGGCGCTGTTCGTCGTGGTGACGGCCCTCGCCTCGGTCGGCAGCCTGGTGCGGGGCGCGCCGCGCGCCGCGCTGTTCGGGTCGGCGTCCGCGGTGGCGTTCGGCGGTACGGCGGCGCTGCTGAAGGAGGTCACCGGTCGCCTCCCCCAAGGGGTGGGCGCGATGCTGACCCAGTGGCCGCCGTACGCCACGGCGGTGGTCGGGGTCGTCAGCTTCCTGCTGCTGCAGAGCGCGCTGCGGGCGGGGACGCTCGCGGCGTCGCAGCCGGCGCTGACCCTCGGCGACGCGTTGACCAGTGTCGCCCTGGGCTGGGCGCTGTTCGGCGAGGAGATCGCCCTCGGGGTGCGGGTGGTGCCCGAGCTGGTCGGCGTGGCGCTGATCGGCCTCGGCAGCATCGGGCTGGCCCGGGCGCCGTCGGTCCACGGGGCGTGGGACACGCCGCCCGCGGCGCGGGACGGCCCTCGGGCGGACGGACGGAAACAGGAGCAGGGTCAGGGGCAGGAGCGGTACCGCGGTCGGGGCCGGCGGGGGGCGTGACCGACACCGCGCGGCACCCGCTACAGGAGGCACAGATGCGTCAGAGGCCGGCCCTCACACCGGCGGTGTACGTCGCCGCACCAGTCGCCTTCGCGCTGGCCCACATCGGCCCGGCCGCGACCTGGCTGCCGGGTTTTCGCCGGCGCGCGTTCCCGGGCCTGACCGGACAGGGCCGACCCGGTCACGTCGCGCTCACCTTCGACGACGGCCCCGATCCGGCGTCCACACCGCGTTTCCTCGACGTGCTGGACGAGCTCGGCGTGCGGGCGACGTTCTTCCTGCTCGGCGAGAACGTCGTACGTCACCCGGCGACGGCCCGCGAGCCGGCCCGGCGGGGACACGAACTCGCCGTGCACGGCTGGGCGCACGACCGCCCCTGGCTGCCGTCACCGGCACGGGACGCGCGCGAGCTGCTGCGCGCCGTCCACGCGGTGGGAGAGGCCGCCGGACGCGCCCCGCTCTGGTACCGCCCGCCCTACGGCATCCTGACCTCCGGACGCTGGGCCGCGGCACACCGGGCGGGACTGCGGCCGGTGCTGTGGACCGCGTGGGGGAAGGACTGGCGGCCGGACGCCACGCCCGCTTCGGTGCGGGCCACCGTCACGGCGGACCTGCGCGGGGGCGGCACGATCCTCCTCCACGACACCGACCACGCCTCCGCCCCCGGCAGCTGGCGTTCCGCCCTCGGTGCCCTCCCCGGCATCGTCCGTGACTGCCGGGAGGCGGGGCTGACGGTGGGACCGCTGGGGGAACACGAAGTGGGCCGACCGGACGGGCGACGCGCGCCGGCATCGGTCCGGTGACGGCGGGGACGGCGGACGCCGCGGTCGCGCCGGAGACAGCAGACACGGCGGACACGGCGGACCCGGCACGGTGCCCGCCACCGGCGACGGCGGTCCCGCCGGGCAGCGCCCACCGACCGGACCCGCCGGACGGGACAACGGAAGGCCACGGTCCGACACCGGCCCGATGACGGCCCACACGGCACGCAACCGCCGCCGGCGACAGCAGCCCGGCCATGCAGCCGACGTCGGAGACGGCCCACACGGCAGCCCGCCGACCGCCGGCGACGGCGGCCCCGCCGGTCGGACGCCACCGGGCGGGGCCGCCGGAGGGGAGTGGTCAGGCGGCGGCACTCGTCAGGTCGCGGTGGATCGGGGCCGCCCCGCCCGTCAGGGGTACGCCCGTTCCGCCGCGCCGCATCGCGACGATCTCCGCCGCGATGGAGAGCGCGGTCTCCTCGGGCGTCCGGGCGCCGAGGTCCAGGCCGATCGGTGAGCGGAGCCGGGACAGCTCGCGCTCGGTCAGGCCCGCTGCGCGCAGCCGCCGGTCGCGGTCCTCGTGGGTGCGGCGCGAACCCATGGCACCGACGTACGCGACCGGCGTCCGCAGGGCCTCCGTCAGCAGCGGTACGTCGAACTTGGCGTCGTGGGTGAGGACGCACAGCACCGTGCGTTCGTCGGTCGGCGTGCTCCGCAGGTAGCGGTGCGGCCAGTCCACGACGACCTCGTCGGCCTCGGGGAAACGGGCCGCGGTGGCGAAGACGGGCCTGGCGTCGCACACGGTCACGTGGTGGCCGAGGAACTTGCCGGCCCGCACCAGCGCCGCGGCGAAGTCGACCGCCCCGAAGACGATCATGCGGGGCGGCGGCACCCTGGACTCGACGAGCAGCGTGAGTCCGCCGGGGCAGTGCGAGCCGTCCTCCGAGATGCCGACCGTGCCGGTGCGGCCGGCCTCCAGCAGGGCCCGGGCCTCGGCCACCGCCGTGCGGTCCAGGTCCGGATGGCCGCCGAGCCCTCCGTCGTACGAGCCGTCGGGGCGGACGAGCAGGGCCCGGCCCAGAATCCCGGACGGGCCCTCGACGACCCGGGCGAGGGCCGCGGTCGCGCCCCCGGCGACGGCCGACAGGGCCGCTCGCAGGACCTCCCGCTCGGGCGCGTCCGCGCCGACCGGCGTGACCAGCACGTCGATGACGCCACCACAGGTCAGTCCGACCGCGAAGGCGTCCTCGTCGCTGTAGCCGAACCGTTCCCGCACGGGCTCGCCGTTCCGCAGGGCCTCGGCGCACAGCTCGTACACCGCGCCCTCGACACAACCGCCGGAGACCGATCCGATCGCCGTGCCCCCGCTGTCGACGGCGAGGGCGGCGCCGGGACCACGCGGCGCGCTGCCGCCGACGGAGACGACCGTGGCGACGGCGAACTCCCGGCCCTCGGCGAGCCAGCCGTCCAGCTCGTCGGCGATGTCAAGCATCGGCCGCTCCCCCGCCCTCGGGCGCCGCGGCCGAGAGCACACGGTCGGGCCGGATGGGAAGGTTCCGGTGGCGTACGCCGGTCGCGTGCCAGACCGCGTTGGCGACGGCCGCCGCCGCACCGACGATGCCGATCTCGCCGACGCCCTTGATACCGACCGGGTCGTCCGGATCGGGGTCGTCCACCCAGTCCGCCTCGACGTCCGGGACGTCGGCGTGCGTGGCGACGTGGTAGCCGGCGAGGTCGGGGCCGTAGAGGCCGCCGCTCGCCCGGTCCCGGACCGCCTCCTCGTGCAGGGCCATGGAGATGCCCCAGATCATCCCGCCGACGAGCTGGTTGCGGGCGGTGAGCGGGTTGACGATGCGGCCCGCCGCGAAGATGCCGAGCATCCGGCGCACCCGCACCTCACCGGTGGCGGTGTCCACGGCGACCTCGGCGAACTGCGCCCCGAAGGAGTGCCGTTCCTTCTGCGCGAGGGCCCCGAGGGCCTCGGTGGTGTCGGAGCGGACGGTGATGCCCTCGGGCGGGACGCTCGTGCCGAGGGCGAGCCGCTCGCGCAGTTCACCGGCCGCCGCGGTGATCGCCCACGCCCAGGACCGGGTCCCCATCGAGCCGCCCGCGATCATCGCCGGCCCGAAGTCGCTGTCCCCGATCCGCACCCGGACCCGCTCGGGCGCGACCTCCAGCGCGTCGGCGGCGACCAGGGTCAGGGCGGTACGGGCGCCGGTGCCGATGTCGGCGGCGGCGATCCGCACGGTGAAGGTGCCGTCGGCCTCCGCGGTCAGCAGGGCCGTGGAGGGACCGGCGCCCGCGCCGAAGGAGGCGGCGGCCGTGCCGGTGCCCAGCAGCCAGCGGCCCTCGCGGCGCACGCCGGGGCGCGGGTCGCGGTCCGCCCAGCCGAAGCGCCGGGCGCCCTCGTGGAAGCAGGCCGCGAGGTTGCGGCTGCTGAAGGGCAGGCCGGAGACCGGGCCGACGTCCGGCTCGTTGCGCAGGCGCAGCTCGATGGGGTCGACGCCGCAGCGTTCGGCGAGTTCGTCGAGCGCCACCTCGATCGCGAAGGAGCCCGGCGCCTCGCCCGGCGCCCGCATGAAGGTCGGGGACGGCACGTCGAGCCGTACGACGTGGTTGGCCGTACGGTGGGCCTCGGCGTCGTACATCACCCTGGCGACACCGGCGCCGGGCTCGACGAACTCGTAGACGGTCGACGTCTGGTTCAGGGAACGGTGCTCCAGGGCGCGCAGCCGGCCGTCGGCGTCGGCACCGAGCCGTACGCGCTGGGTGGTGGGGCTGCGGTAGCCGGCCAGCGAGAACATCTGACGCCTCGTCATCACCACCCGCACCGGTCGCTCCAGGAGGGTCGCCGCCATGACCGCGGACACCTGGTGGGCGCGCAGGCCCTTGCTGCCGAAGCCGCCGCCGATGTGCTCGGAGCGCACCCGCACCGCGGACTCGTCGAGGGAGAACATCTTCGCCAGCTCGCCCTGGACCCAGGTGGTGCCCTGGTTGGAGTCGACCACCTCCAGCCGGCCGCCGTCCCACAGGGCCGTGGCCGCGTGCGGCTCCATCATGCTGTGGTGCTCTTCGGGAGTCGTGTACTCCTCGTCGACCACGACGGTGGAGGCGGCGAGCCCGGCCGCCAGGTCGCCCTTCTCGGTCTCCGCCGGCATGTGCCCCTCTGCCGGGTAGGCGTCGGGGTGGTCCGCGGTGAGCGCGGTGTCGTGCGGCTCCGTGTCGTACGTGACGGCGAGGGCCTCGGCGGCCTCCCGCGCCTCCTCGGGCGTCTCGGCGACGACCAGGGCGACGGGCCAGCCCGCGTGCGGTACCCGCTCGTCCTGGAAGACGGCGGCGGTCGGGTCCGGCGGGATGCCCAGCATGCCGATGTAGTCGGTGTCGACGCGCGGGGCGTTGCCGTGGTGCAGGACGGTGAGGACGCCCGGCATGCCGAGGACGGCGTCGGTGTCGATGGAGCGGATGCGGCCGCGGGCGACGGTGGACAGCACCAGCCAGCCGTGCGCGAGGTCGGCGAAGGGGATCTCGCCGGCGTAGCGGGCCGCTCCGGTGACCTTGTCGCGGCCCTCCACGCGCGTGTGCGAGGTGCCGACGGCGCCCTTGACCGTCGTACGGCCGGTGGTGACGGTGGTCATCGGGCGGCCTCCTCGGTGAGTTCGGTCAGCACGGCCACCACGAGGTTGCGCATCAGGGTCACCTTGTATCCGTTGTCGGGCAGCGGCCTGGCGGCCGCGAGTTCGGCGTCCGCGGCGGCGGCGAAGGTCGCGCCGTCGGCCGGCGCGCCGATCAGCACGTCCTCGGCGGCGCGGGCCCGCCAGGGCCGGGAGGCGACCGCTCCGAGGGCCAGCCGTGCGTCGCGTACGACGCCGTCCTCGACGTCGAGCGCGGCGGCCACCGAGCCGATCGCGAAGGCGTACGAGGCGCGCTCGCGCACCTTGCGGTAGCGGGAGCGGGCGGCGACCGGGGCGGCCGGCAGGGTCACGCCGGTGATCAGCGCCCCGGGCGGCAGGGCGGTCTCGCGGTGCGGGGTGTCACCGACGGGGAGGTAGAAGTCGGCGAGCGGCGACTCGCCCGGCCCGTCGGGGGTCTCGTAGGAGACGACCGCGTCGAAGGCGGCGAGGGCCACGCCCATGTCCGAGGGGTGCACGGCCACGCAGTGGTCGGAGGCGCCGAGAATGGCGTGGTTGTGGTGCTCGCCGGTGACGGCGGGGCAACCGCTGCCCGGCACGCGCTTGTTGCACGGCTTGCTCACGTCGGTGAAGTAGCCGCAGCGGGTGCGCTGGAGCAGGTTGCCGCCGACGGTGGCCATGTTGCGCAGCTGACCGGAGGCTCCGGCCAGCACCGCCTGGGTCAACGCCGGGTATCGGCGGCGCACTTCGAGGTGGGCGGCGAGGTCGCTGTTGGTGACGGTCGCGCCGATGCGCAGGCCGCCGTCGGCGGTCGGACCGATGCCGTCCAGGGGGAGGTCGCGGACGTCGACGAGCCGGGCGGGGCGCTCGACGCCGGTCTTCATCAGGTCGACGAGATTGGTGCCGCCGCCGAGGAAACGGGCGTCCGGGTCGGCGGCGAGCAGTGCCACCGCGCCGGACACGTCGTCGGCGCGCTGGTAGCCGAACTCCCTCATGCCGCCGCCCCCTTGGCGGAGCCGTCGCGGGCGCCGTCGCCGTCATGGGCCGTCGCGTCGTGGGCCTCGGCCGCGCGGGCGACCGCCTCGACGATGGAGACGTAGGCACCGCAGCGGCACAGGTTCCCACTCATGCGCTCGCGGATCTCGTCCGGTGTCAGGGGTGGTGGTCCGGCCTCGGGGCGGACGTCCTCGGTGGCGGCGCTGGGCCAGCCGGCCGCGTGCTCCTCGATGACGGCGACGGCCGAACATATCTGGCCGGGTGTGCAGTAGCCGCACTGGTAGCCGTCGAGGTCGAGGAAGGCCTGCTGCACCGGGTGCAGCCGGTCGCCCTCGGCCATGCCCTCGATGGTGGTGATCTCCCGCCCCTCGGCGGCGACGGCGAGATTCAGGCAGGAGACGGCGCGGCGCCCGTCGACCAGGACGGTGCAGGCGCCGCACTGTCCCTGGTCGCAGCCCTTCTTGGTGCCGGTGAGGTCGAGGCGCTCGCGCAGGGCGTCGAGCAGGGTGGTGCGGTGGTCGACGGTCAGCTGGTGCTTCTCGCCGTTGATGTTCAGGACGACGGCGCTGGACGTCGACGAGGGCGCTGGGGCCATGATCAGCCTTCTTCGTGTCTGTTGACTGCGTCTGGTGACTGGGTCCGGTGACTGTGGGCTGTCGGCTGTGTCGGCTGTGTCGGGTGGCAGAGGATGGGGGTGCAGGCGGCGGATTCGCCCGTATGTGAGCGCACCTGCGGGTTACGCCGGCCCGTTCCGCCGCTATCGTGGCAGGCAACCGGACAGCTGTCCGCTCACGAGAACGTAACGGACAGTTGTCCGCTTAGCAAGGACGGTATTCGGCCATGACCGTGGAAGGAGGAGGAGTGCCTCACCCGGACCGGGACAAGAAGGACGCTCCCCTGCGCTCGGACGCCCAGCGCAACCGCGAGCGCATCCTGGAAGTGGCCAGGGAGGAACTGACGCGCTGCGCGAACGCGCCGTTGAGCGCCATCGCCAGGAAGGCGGGCGTGGGACAGGGCACCTTCTACCGCAACTTCCCGCACCGCGAGGCGCTCGTCCTGGAGATCTACCGCTACGAGATGCAGCAGGTGGCCGACGCCGCGCGACAGCTGCTGGCCACCCGGGGCCCCGAACACGCCCTACGTGAGTGGATGGACCGCCTGGCCCGGTTCGCCATGACCAAGGCCGGGCTGGCGGACGCGATCCGGCTGGTCACCAGCGCGCCCGGCGGACCGGCGAAGCCGGGCCCCACGCCCGTGATGGAGGCCGCCGAGCTCCTGCTGCGCGCGGGCGAGGACGCCGGGGCCATCCGCCCCGGCGTCACGGCGGACGACTTCCTCCTCGCCATCGGCGGTCTCTGGCAGGTCGATCCGCGCGAGGACTGGCAGCCGAGGGTCACCCGGCTCCTGGACCTGGTGATGGACGGACTGCGCGCGGGGGCGCCCGGCCGGTGACCGCTCCGACCGGTGACCGCGTCCGCCGGTGACCACTCCGCCCGCGGTCGGCCGTGCCGTTCAACCGTGCTGTTCCGCCGTCCTGTTCCGCCGTGCCGTTCCGCCGTCCTGTTCAACCGTGCCGTTCCTCCGTGCCGTTCGGCCGGCGTTCCCGCTGTCCGGTCATCCCTCCCGCGGGTGAGGACGGGTCGCGCCGCCGGCCGTGCCGAGCCCCGTCGGGCGCCCCCGGAAGCGGTAGCGGCGTTCCGGCCGTCCCGCCACGCCGTACCGCAGGGAGACCTCCGCGGTGCCGACGGTGTGGAAGTACTCCAGGTAGCGGCGGGCACTGACCCGGGACACCCCGGTCAGTGCCGCGCACTCGCTGGCGGACAGGGTGCCGTCGGCCCCGCGCAGGGTCCGTTCGACCAGCTCGGCGGTCTCCACGCTCATGCCCTTGGGCAACGCCGGCACCGCGGCGGCCGGTGCCGATCCGGCCAGTACGCGGTCGACGTC
This region of Streptomyces ambofaciens ATCC 23877 genomic DNA includes:
- a CDS encoding MGDG synthase family glycosyltransferase, which encodes MSRRSADPPGPPAGRCLLVVSASMGAGHDTVAAELVRRAEERGEAAVTVDVLTLLPYGLGGALRRFYRGSVRHFPWAYAVLYRLFLRPGTGHRPGGTPLARLAGGRLRELAESTGADVVVPVFHLGAQLTGHLRARGLLPVPSVVLVIDFAVHRQWLHAGNDHCLCLTPDVAQEVRESTGTHASACGPVVAPEFFADPPGAAGWRELFDRLGPGRPAVVLSAGAWGVGSRLRTTVRFLADHGFLPVVLCGDNERLRRALSGTPGAVALGWVTDMPGLLHGARALVDNAAGQTAVQALAAGLPVVGYRPIPGHGADGVRRMVALGVSELAEDDDALLRALRRLTAPGPARRKRVAAGRALFTDDAVTRVLALSEALRTSR
- a CDS encoding SDR family NAD(P)-dependent oxidoreductase, whose translation is MAHAFSRPRSAPGPRVVAPDADHARPRREPVGGRGTRTRTALVTGASSGIGAAVARRLSDEGDWRLVLSGRDPSRLRAVAEDASATAFAADLTLPGADRQLADFTLATVGPVDLLVAGAGVGWAGEFLDMPPHTIDEVLEINVPATLRLVRLVLPGMVEAGSGRVVLIGSLAGSVAVRDEAVYSAAKAAIGAFADALRYELRGTGVGVTHVVPGVVDTPFFERRGAPYRRSRPRPVSAERVAEAVRTAVVRGRDEVYVPGWLRLPCRVRGAAPGLYRRLATRFG
- a CDS encoding DMT family transporter, with the translated sequence MSVLTVVLALFAALSNAAASVLQRRAAAQDEDRAGAVHTVVRSLLRLVHDPYWVGGAALLALTTVLQGAALAVGSLSVVQPLMATELLFTLMVGSVVFHRRPDLRTWLAFVALAVGLALFLGAASPSAGQDTATPGRWGWAGLALFVVVTALASVGSLVRGAPRAALFGSASAVAFGGTAALLKEVTGRLPQGVGAMLTQWPPYATAVVGVVSFLLLQSALRAGTLAASQPALTLGDALTSVALGWALFGEEIALGVRVVPELVGVALIGLGSIGLARAPSVHGAWDTPPAARDGPRADGRKQEQGQGQERYRGRGRRGA
- a CDS encoding polysaccharide deacetylase family protein, with the protein product MRQRPALTPAVYVAAPVAFALAHIGPAATWLPGFRRRAFPGLTGQGRPGHVALTFDDGPDPASTPRFLDVLDELGVRATFFLLGENVVRHPATAREPARRGHELAVHGWAHDRPWLPSPARDARELLRAVHAVGEAAGRAPLWYRPPYGILTSGRWAAAHRAGLRPVLWTAWGKDWRPDATPASVRATVTADLRGGGTILLHDTDHASAPGSWRSALGALPGIVRDCREAGLTVGPLGEHEVGRPDGRRAPASVR
- a CDS encoding XdhC family protein; protein product: MLDIADELDGWLAEGREFAVATVVSVGGSAPRGPGAALAVDSGGTAIGSVSGGCVEGAVYELCAEALRNGEPVRERFGYSDEDAFAVGLTCGGVIDVLVTPVGADAPEREVLRAALSAVAGGATAALARVVEGPSGILGRALLVRPDGSYDGGLGGHPDLDRTAVAEARALLEAGRTGTVGISEDGSHCPGGLTLLVESRVPPPRMIVFGAVDFAAALVRAGKFLGHHVTVCDARPVFATAARFPEADEVVVDWPHRYLRSTPTDERTVLCVLTHDAKFDVPLLTEALRTPVAYVGAMGSRRTHEDRDRRLRAAGLTERELSRLRSPIGLDLGARTPEETALSIAAEIVAMRRGGTGVPLTGGAAPIHRDLTSAAA
- a CDS encoding xanthine dehydrogenase family protein molybdopterin-binding subunit, with product MTTVTTGRTTVKGAVGTSHTRVEGRDKVTGAARYAGEIPFADLAHGWLVLSTVARGRIRSIDTDAVLGMPGVLTVLHHGNAPRVDTDYIGMLGIPPDPTAAVFQDERVPHAGWPVALVVAETPEEAREAAEALAVTYDTEPHDTALTADHPDAYPAEGHMPAETEKGDLAAGLAASTVVVDEEYTTPEEHHSMMEPHAATALWDGGRLEVVDSNQGTTWVQGELAKMFSLDESAVRVRSEHIGGGFGSKGLRAHQVSAVMAATLLERPVRVVMTRRQMFSLAGYRSPTTQRVRLGADADGRLRALEHRSLNQTSTVYEFVEPGAGVARVMYDAEAHRTANHVVRLDVPSPTFMRAPGEAPGSFAIEVALDELAERCGVDPIELRLRNEPDVGPVSGLPFSSRNLAACFHEGARRFGWADRDPRPGVRREGRWLLGTGTAAASFGAGAGPSTALLTAEADGTFTVRIAAADIGTGARTALTLVAADALEVAPERVRVRIGDSDFGPAMIAGGSMGTRSWAWAITAAAGELRERLALGTSVPPEGITVRSDTTEALGALAQKERHSFGAQFAEVAVDTATGEVRVRRMLGIFAAGRIVNPLTARNQLVGGMIWGISMALHEEAVRDRASGGLYGPDLAGYHVATHADVPDVEADWVDDPDPDDPVGIKGVGEIGIVGAAAAVANAVWHATGVRHRNLPIRPDRVLSAAAPEGGGAADA
- a CDS encoding FAD binding domain-containing protein; amino-acid sequence: MREFGYQRADDVSGAVALLAADPDARFLGGGTNLVDLMKTGVERPARLVDVRDLPLDGIGPTADGGLRIGATVTNSDLAAHLEVRRRYPALTQAVLAGASGQLRNMATVGGNLLQRTRCGYFTDVSKPCNKRVPGSGCPAVTGEHHNHAILGASDHCVAVHPSDMGVALAAFDAVVSYETPDGPGESPLADFYLPVGDTPHRETALPPGALITGVTLPAAPVAARSRYRKVRERASYAFAIGSVAAALDVEDGVVRDARLALGAVASRPWRARAAEDVLIGAPADGATFAAAADAELAAARPLPDNGYKVTLMRNLVVAVLTELTEEAAR
- a CDS encoding 2Fe-2S iron-sulfur cluster-binding protein — protein: MAPAPSSTSSAVVLNINGEKHQLTVDHRTTLLDALRERLDLTGTKKGCDQGQCGACTVLVDGRRAVSCLNLAVAAEGREITTIEGMAEGDRLHPVQQAFLDLDGYQCGYCTPGQICSAVAVIEEHAAGWPSAATEDVRPEAGPPPLTPDEIRERMSGNLCRCGAYVSIVEAVARAAEAHDATAHDGDGARDGSAKGAAA
- a CDS encoding TetR/AcrR family transcriptional regulator, encoding MTVEGGGVPHPDRDKKDAPLRSDAQRNRERILEVAREELTRCANAPLSAIARKAGVGQGTFYRNFPHREALVLEIYRYEMQQVADAARQLLATRGPEHALREWMDRLARFAMTKAGLADAIRLVTSAPGGPAKPGPTPVMEAAELLLRAGEDAGAIRPGVTADDFLLAIGGLWQVDPREDWQPRVTRLLDLVMDGLRAGAPGR